A single region of the Erythrobacter sp. HL-111 genome encodes:
- a CDS encoding type II CAAX prenyl endopeptidase Rce1 family protein, producing MTGEITSARSEGALAPTMRGQWADLLAFLRHPYLPERLLPPGQSARLVARLFALDLVAIAGFAVLALTAVGLELPENYNATLGLGAQTIVLLVIVAPVLEEIVFRGWLSGRPGTILALFWAGAGLAGLALFGAGAGPAGPIAALIGLVLAAAMLVALRGRPPLPAFERHFAWFFWASAILFAAVHLANYEEGALAILLPLLVPQFVLGTLAGHVRVRCGLVWSMLLHAAHNGFAVGIALVALSLEPAG from the coding sequence ATGACGGGCGAAATCACAAGTGCGCGCAGCGAGGGCGCGCTCGCGCCGACGATGCGCGGGCAATGGGCCGACCTGCTGGCCTTCCTGAGGCACCCCTACCTGCCCGAACGCCTGCTGCCGCCGGGCCAGTCGGCGCGGCTGGTGGCGCGGCTGTTCGCGCTCGACCTCGTGGCCATCGCCGGGTTCGCCGTACTCGCCCTGACTGCGGTGGGGCTGGAACTGCCGGAAAACTACAATGCCACCCTCGGCCTCGGCGCTCAGACCATCGTCCTGCTCGTGATCGTCGCCCCGGTGCTGGAGGAAATCGTCTTTCGCGGCTGGCTGTCGGGCCGGCCGGGCACGATCCTTGCCCTGTTCTGGGCCGGCGCAGGGCTCGCCGGGCTGGCGCTGTTCGGGGCGGGTGCGGGGCCTGCCGGGCCGATCGCGGCGCTGATCGGGCTGGTCCTTGCGGCGGCGATGCTGGTGGCGCTGCGCGGCCGCCCGCCCCTGCCGGCGTTCGAGCGGCATTTCGCATGGTTCTTCTGGGCAAGCGCGATCCTGTTCGCGGCGGTCCATCTTGCCAATTACGAAGAAGGCGCGCTCGCCATCCTGCTGCCGCTCTTGGTCCCCCAATTCGTGCTCGGGACGCTGGCGGGCCATGTCAGGGTGCGCTGCGGCCTCGTGTGGTCGATGCTGCTCCACGCGGCCCACAACGGCTTTGCCGTGGGCATCGCCCTCGTCGCGCTGTCGCTCGAACCGGCCGGCTGA
- a CDS encoding heavy metal-binding domain-containing protein, translating into MPGEWKDARGVIVTTTPTIESRPIQEYCGIVVGEVIVGANLFRDLFANIRDIVGGRSGSYERILSQARDEAIAELQAEAASRGANAVVGIDLDYEVIGDTGSMLMVSASGTAVKV; encoded by the coding sequence ATGCCAGGCGAATGGAAGGACGCGCGCGGCGTCATCGTCACCACCACCCCGACGATCGAGAGCCGCCCGATCCAGGAATATTGCGGCATCGTCGTGGGCGAGGTGATCGTCGGGGCGAACCTGTTCCGCGACCTATTCGCCAATATCCGCGACATCGTCGGCGGGCGCTCGGGCAGCTACGAGCGCATCCTTTCGCAGGCCCGCGACGAGGCGATCGCCGAATTGCAGGCCGAGGCGGCGAGCCGCGGGGCCAACGCGGTGGTCGGCATCGACCTCGATTACGAGGTGATCGGTGACACCGGCTCGATGCTGATGGTGAGCGCGAGCGGGACCGCGGTGAAGGTCTGA
- a CDS encoding SDR family oxidoreductase, which translates to MTEQKHTANATFIEPIDEEPDLPGHESALERKPEWQPRYPGSGRMQGKVAIVTGGDSGIGRATAVLFAREGANIAIAYLEEHDDAARTKELCEAEGAEVLTLAGDLGAEGEAQRLVDAVIERFGRIDSVIQIAGEQHPDYDVTDITPEQLQRTFQSNIFSMFYLAKAARPHLKAGATIVNCTSVTMYKGSPILLDYSATKGAITAFTRSLSENLIGHGIRVNAVAPGPIWTPLNPCGGMPEEEMDDWGEDVPMGRAGEPNEVAPAFLFLACEDSSYMSGQVLHPNGGSVVNG; encoded by the coding sequence ATGACGGAGCAGAAACACACCGCGAACGCGACCTTCATCGAACCGATCGACGAGGAGCCGGACCTTCCCGGCCATGAAAGCGCGCTCGAGAGGAAGCCCGAATGGCAGCCGCGCTATCCAGGTTCGGGCCGGATGCAGGGCAAGGTCGCGATCGTGACCGGCGGCGACAGCGGCATCGGGCGGGCGACCGCCGTGCTGTTCGCGCGCGAAGGGGCGAACATCGCGATCGCCTATCTCGAGGAGCACGACGACGCCGCCAGGACGAAGGAACTGTGCGAGGCCGAGGGCGCCGAAGTGCTCACGCTCGCGGGCGATCTCGGCGCGGAGGGCGAGGCGCAGCGGCTGGTCGACGCGGTGATCGAACGCTTCGGCCGGATCGACAGCGTGATCCAGATCGCGGGCGAACAGCACCCCGACTACGATGTCACCGACATCACCCCCGAGCAGCTCCAGCGCACCTTCCAGTCGAACATCTTCTCGATGTTCTATCTCGCCAAGGCCGCCCGTCCGCACCTGAAGGCGGGCGCGACCATCGTCAACTGCACCAGCGTGACCATGTACAAGGGCTCGCCGATCCTGCTCGACTATTCGGCGACCAAGGGCGCGATCACCGCCTTCACCCGCTCGCTCAGCGAGAACCTGATCGGGCACGGCATCCGCGTGAACGCCGTCGCGCCGGGGCCGATCTGGACCCCGCTCAATCCGTGCGGCGGGATGCCGGAAGAGGAGATGGACGACTGGGGCGAGGACGTGCCGATGGGCCGGGCGGGCGAACCCAACGAGGTCGCCCCGGCCTTCCTGTTCCTCGCCTGCGAGGATTCGTCCTACATGAGCGGGCAGGTGCTCCACCCCAATGGCGGCAGCGTGGTGAACGGCTGA
- a CDS encoding DUF2312 domain-containing protein, which translates to MAEASDAQPTDDRLRLLIERIERLEEEKKGIADDIRDVYAEAKAVGYDTKIMRQIIRLRKMKPDDRSEQETILETYMAALGMR; encoded by the coding sequence ATGGCCGAAGCCAGCGACGCCCAACCCACTGATGACCGCCTGCGCCTCCTGATCGAGCGGATCGAGCGCCTCGAGGAAGAGAAGAAGGGCATCGCCGACGACATCCGCGACGTCTATGCCGAGGCGAAGGCGGTCGGGTACGACACCAAGATCATGCGCCAGATCATCCGCCTGCGGAAGATGAAGCCCGACGACCGCTCCGAACAGGAAACGATCCTCGAAACCTACATGGCCGCGCTCGGGATGCGCTGA
- a CDS encoding DUF1244 domain-containing protein, whose amino-acid sequence MTDSADPLDELDDAVAAAAFRRLVRHLRHRHDAQNIELMGLAGFCRNCLADWIRDAGYEGDKAAARALVHGMPMEEWKATRQKEATPEQLAAMERSIARNAADRG is encoded by the coding sequence ATGACCGATTCCGCCGACCCGCTAGATGAGCTCGACGACGCGGTGGCCGCGGCCGCTTTCCGGCGGCTGGTGCGCCACCTGCGCCACCGCCACGACGCGCAGAACATCGAGCTGATGGGGCTCGCGGGATTCTGCCGCAATTGCCTGGCCGACTGGATCCGCGATGCCGGATACGAAGGCGACAAGGCGGCGGCGCGCGCGCTGGTCCACGGGATGCCGATGGAGGAGTGGAAGGCGACCCGGCAGAAGGAGGCGACGCCCGAACAGCTCGCCGCGATGGAGCGTTCGATCGCGCGCAACGCGGCCGACCGGGGCTGA
- the pyk gene encoding pyruvate kinase: MAKSDQARIDPRGRKVKILATIGPASRSPDMLRRLFRAGADAFRLNMSHGSHDDHAAAVRTIRALEKEFARPIAILADLQGPKLRVGAFEGGEAVIRHGSHFTLDRDETPGDASRVCLPHPELFGLLERGQRLLINDGKIRLVVREADDTRIRCSAEVGGVISDRKGVNVPDAEVPIPALTEKDRRDLAFAMDHGADWIALSFVQRPEDIAEARKLMGSEGALCAKIEKPQAVRRLAEIIELSDGIMVARGDLGVELEPFEVPPLQKRIVNESRLAGKPVIVATQMLESMIESPIPTRAEVSDVANAVYDGADAVMLSAESAAGDWPEESVAMMHRIAGQVERDEGYKERVRFLETLPDATTSDALAHSCMTIADTVPISAITVFTSSGATARRVARERPATPMLVLTPSMRTARRLGLLWGAHAVATRDIGSFEEMIGKGKRMALRHGFGKAGSKLIALAGVPFGTPGATNLLHIVTLSGNELERRER; this comes from the coding sequence ATGGCGAAAAGCGATCAGGCAAGGATCGACCCGCGCGGTCGCAAGGTCAAGATTCTGGCGACGATCGGCCCGGCAAGCCGTTCTCCCGACATGCTGCGCCGCCTGTTCCGCGCCGGGGCGGACGCCTTCCGCCTCAACATGAGCCACGGCAGCCATGACGATCACGCCGCGGCGGTCCGCACGATCCGCGCGCTGGAAAAGGAATTCGCCCGTCCCATCGCCATCCTCGCCGACCTGCAGGGGCCGAAACTGCGCGTCGGCGCGTTCGAGGGCGGCGAGGCGGTGATCCGCCACGGCAGCCACTTCACGCTCGACCGCGACGAGACGCCGGGGGATGCGAGCCGCGTGTGCCTGCCCCACCCCGAGCTTTTCGGCCTGCTCGAACGCGGCCAGCGCCTGCTCATCAACGACGGCAAGATCCGCCTCGTCGTGCGCGAGGCGGACGACACGCGGATCCGCTGCTCGGCCGAGGTCGGCGGGGTGATCTCGGACCGCAAGGGCGTCAACGTGCCCGATGCCGAGGTCCCGATCCCTGCGTTGACCGAGAAGGACCGCAGGGATCTCGCCTTCGCGATGGATCACGGCGCGGACTGGATCGCGCTCTCCTTCGTCCAGCGGCCCGAGGACATCGCCGAGGCGCGCAAGCTGATGGGCAGCGAGGGCGCGCTTTGCGCCAAGATCGAGAAACCGCAGGCGGTGCGGCGCCTTGCCGAGATCATCGAGCTTTCGGACGGCATCATGGTCGCGCGCGGCGATCTCGGCGTGGAACTCGAACCCTTCGAGGTTCCGCCGCTGCAGAAGCGCATCGTCAACGAAAGCCGCCTTGCCGGAAAGCCGGTGATTGTCGCGACGCAGATGCTCGAGTCGATGATCGAAAGCCCGATCCCGACCCGCGCCGAGGTCTCCGACGTCGCCAACGCGGTCTATGACGGGGCGGACGCGGTGATGCTCTCGGCCGAAAGCGCTGCTGGCGACTGGCCGGAGGAATCGGTCGCGATGATGCACCGGATCGCCGGGCAGGTCGAACGCGACGAGGGTTACAAGGAGCGCGTGCGCTTCCTCGAGACGCTGCCCGATGCGACGACCTCCGATGCCCTCGCCCATTCCTGCATGACCATCGCCGACACCGTCCCGATCAGCGCGATCACCGTGTTCACCTCCTCCGGCGCCACCGCGCGGCGCGTCGCGCGCGAGCGGCCCGCGACGCCGATGCTGGTGCTCACCCCGTCGATGCGGACCGCGCGGCGGCTCGGCCTGCTATGGGGCGCGCACGCCGTGGCGACGCGCGACATCGGCAGTTTCGAGGAGATGATCGGCAAGGGCAAGCGCATGGCCCTGCGTCATGGTTTCGGTAAGGCGGGATCGAAGCTGATCGCGCTGGCCGGGGTTCCGTTCGGCACGCCGGGGGCGACCAACCTGCTGCATATCGTCACCCTGTCGGGGAACGAGCTGGAACGGCGCGAGCGGTAG
- a CDS encoding glutamate--tRNA ligase encodes MTTTRFAPSPTGRLHVGNIRTALNNWMLARKGDGQFILRIDDTDAERSREEFVAAIREDLAWLGLGWDREERQSERLDRYEAAFAALRDAGRIYPAYETAQELELKRKIRLGRGLPPIYDRAALELTDAARTAKEAEGIAPHWRFKLDHEEPIVWEDGIRGPQRFDPAQLSDPVIRRADGSWLYMLPSTVDDVDMGVTQVLRGEDHVSNTAVQIQMFTALHAAGFAAQHDGAEEVPDFAHEALLVGREGKLSKRLGSLGCDALRERGIEPEAIVALLARLGTSHPVEPIADRAALVEGFDLSTFGRAPARFDETELERINTAIVHQMPFAAVKDRLPEGMDEAGWHAVRPNVKTVAEADEWWRLVTGPIEQPDFAEEDRAYLAEAAEALAWGEDPWGALTAALKEQTGRKGRALFLPLRQALTGMDHGPDMGELLPLIGEDEARARLAQAAEA; translated from the coding sequence ATGACCACCACCCGCTTCGCGCCCTCGCCGACCGGCCGCCTTCATGTCGGCAATATCCGCACCGCGCTCAACAACTGGATGCTGGCGCGCAAGGGCGACGGCCAATTCATCCTCAGGATCGACGATACCGATGCGGAGCGCAGCCGGGAGGAATTCGTCGCGGCGATCCGCGAGGACCTCGCCTGGCTCGGGCTCGGGTGGGATCGCGAAGAACGCCAGTCCGAACGGCTCGACCGTTACGAGGCGGCCTTTGCCGCGCTCCGCGACGCCGGGCGCATCTACCCCGCCTATGAAACCGCGCAGGAGCTCGAACTCAAGCGCAAGATCCGGCTCGGCCGCGGCCTGCCCCCGATCTACGACCGCGCCGCGCTCGAACTGACCGACGCCGCGCGCACCGCGAAGGAGGCCGAGGGCATCGCGCCGCATTGGCGGTTCAAGCTCGACCACGAAGAGCCGATCGTCTGGGAAGACGGCATCCGCGGCCCCCAGCGCTTCGACCCGGCGCAGCTTTCCGACCCGGTCATCCGCCGCGCCGACGGGTCATGGCTCTACATGCTGCCGAGCACGGTCGACGATGTCGACATGGGGGTGACGCAGGTGCTCCGCGGCGAGGACCATGTCAGCAATACAGCCGTTCAGATTCAGATGTTTACCGCGCTTCATGCTGCAGGCTTCGCTGCGCAGCATGATGGAGCGGAAGAGGTCCCCGATTTCGCCCACGAGGCCCTGCTGGTCGGCAGGGAGGGCAAGCTGTCGAAGCGTCTCGGCTCGCTCGGCTGCGACGCCCTGCGCGAGCGCGGGATCGAGCCGGAGGCGATCGTCGCCCTGCTCGCGCGGCTCGGCACCTCGCACCCCGTCGAACCGATTGCGGACCGCGCGGCGCTGGTCGAGGGCTTCGACCTGTCGACCTTCGGGCGCGCCCCGGCCAGGTTCGACGAGACCGAGCTCGAGCGGATCAACACCGCCATCGTCCACCAGATGCCGTTCGCGGCGGTGAAGGATCGCCTGCCCGAGGGGATGGACGAGGCCGGGTGGCACGCCGTTCGTCCGAACGTCAAGACCGTGGCCGAGGCCGACGAATGGTGGCGCCTCGTCACCGGCCCGATCGAACAACCGGATTTCGCCGAGGAGGACCGCGCCTACCTCGCCGAGGCAGCCGAAGCCCTCGCATGGGGCGAGGATCCGTGGGGCGCGCTCACCGCCGCGCTCAAGGAGCAAACCGGCCGCAAGGGCAGGGCGCTGTTCCTTCCGCTGAGGCAGGCACTCACCGGCATGGATCACGGCCCCGACATGGGCGAACTGCTCCCGCTGATCGGGGAGGACGAGGCGCGGGCGCGGCTGGCACAGGCGGCGGAGGCATAG
- a CDS encoding DNA-directed RNA polymerase subunit beta', with the protein MTQHRTPTARTQSLIAQLAQPVRLDALGPLAARFVYALRLIAAHERVRRDPVPELTVRLGGVEIAAKALALSQAIAASWPENVHVSRFCCCHLTHDEATIGAMLDAVGEGDRDSFMHSLVGLVRPERIERLWDAGLALFSAEIRSA; encoded by the coding sequence ATGACGCAGCACCGCACCCCCACCGCCCGCACCCAATCGCTCATCGCGCAGCTCGCGCAGCCGGTGCGCCTCGATGCGCTCGGTCCGCTGGCGGCGCGCTTCGTCTATGCGCTCCGCCTCATCGCCGCGCATGAGCGGGTGCGGCGCGATCCCGTGCCCGAACTGACGGTACGCCTCGGCGGGGTCGAAATTGCGGCCAAGGCGCTCGCCCTGTCGCAGGCGATCGCGGCGAGCTGGCCGGAGAACGTCCACGTCTCGCGCTTCTGCTGCTGCCACCTGACCCATGACGAGGCGACCATCGGCGCCATGCTCGACGCCGTGGGCGAGGGCGACCGGGACAGCTTCATGCACAGTCTCGTCGGCCTCGTCCGTCCCGAACGGATCGAGCGTCTGTGGGACGCCGGTCTGGCGCTGTTCTCGGCCGAGATCCGTTCGGCCTGA